In Chlorobiota bacterium, the sequence ATCCTACCTCCATTCCTGCTCCATCTATCACTCGAACACGGTAGCTTCCGCTTGATAAGCCCTCCGTGCGGACACCCACCAATCGCTCCCCAACGATCCCTGCACCAACCTCACGGCGCAGCACCACGCGACCAAACAGATCCACCACCTCTATCCTATCCTCACCCCTCCCCGATGATACATACTCCACCACAAACTCATCCCGTGAAGGGTTCGGCCAGATACCTACGCCACGCACCCCCTTCACTTCTGCTTCAGCACCCGTTGCCACTGTGCTGAACTGAACCATCGGCCTCTGCAAGCCGCTGTAGCTGTCGTTCAGCAGGGTGCTCCCCAGCGTCTTCCGCTTCTCCATCCCAGTTAGAAGCAGCGTGTAGGTGGAATCGTACGGCAATATCCCCCGGCTCTCGAACAACACCTTCCCTCCTCCGGCTTGCAAGCACCGCACCGTTACCGGGCCACCCGATACCTCGATATACTCGCTATGCCC encodes:
- a CDS encoding T9SS type A sorting domain-containing protein, which encodes MKFSDGEERMVQGVGFKGHSEYIEVSGGPVTVRCLQAGGGKVLFESRGILPYDSTYTLLLTGMEKRKTLGSTLLNDSYSGLQRPMVQFSTVATGAEAEVKGVRGVGIWPNPSRDEFVVEYVSSGRGEDRIEVVDLFGRVVLRREVGAGIVGERLVGVRTEGLSSGSYRVRVIDGAGMEVGSGGVMVVK